In Rickettsiella endosymbiont of Aleochara curtula, one genomic interval encodes:
- the ispF gene encoding 2-C-methyl-D-erythritol 2,4-cyclodiphosphate synthase, which translates to MNIKFRVGHGYDVHAFERGDHITLGGVNIPYRMGLKAHSDGDVAIHALVDALLGACALGDIGHHFPDTDERWKNKASRVFLQATAQMLHEKNWSINNVDITIIAEAPKLKDYLAAMRFNLAQDMKIDLDQINVKATTTEKLGFIGRQEGIAATAIALLQYR; encoded by the coding sequence ATGAACATCAAATTTCGCGTAGGCCATGGTTACGATGTCCATGCTTTTGAAAGAGGGGACCACATAACATTAGGAGGGGTCAACATTCCCTATCGAATGGGACTTAAAGCCCACTCAGATGGTGATGTCGCCATTCATGCTCTAGTGGATGCATTATTAGGAGCTTGTGCCTTGGGTGATATAGGTCACCATTTTCCTGATACTGATGAGCGATGGAAAAATAAAGCTAGTCGAGTGTTCCTACAAGCAACTGCCCAAATGTTGCACGAAAAAAATTGGTCTATTAATAATGTAGATATCACCATCATCGCAGAAGCACCCAAGCTTAAGGATTATTTAGCAGCAATGCGATTTAATTTAGCACAGGATATGAAAATCGATCTGGATCAGATCAATGTAAAAGCAACCACCACAGAAAAATTGGGTTTTATTGGCCGCCAAGAAGGGATCGCAGCAACCGCGATCGCTCTTCTTCAATACAGATAA
- a CDS encoding YqgE/AlgH family protein, giving the protein MKADAMINEQILVEKGLMIQTTHYFTNYFLVAMPVLTDAYFNRSVVYICEHTEKGAVGIVINQPLQSLRVNLSEILQDITNAKTEESENNIVGADFPILCGGPVHPERGFVIHAPVGEWQSSLKMNSEISVTTSKDILLAIAKQQGPDKFIFSLGYANWIAGQMEQEIVNNFWLTLPATPNILFDIPFEQRWVKAMNYLGVDVTKLAYMGGHA; this is encoded by the coding sequence ATGAAAGCGGATGCTATGATTAACGAGCAGATTTTAGTCGAGAAGGGTTTAATGATACAAACGACACATTATTTTACAAATTACTTTTTAGTGGCTATGCCGGTTTTAACGGATGCTTATTTTAATCGCTCCGTGGTGTATATTTGTGAGCATACAGAAAAGGGAGCAGTGGGTATTGTTATTAATCAGCCCTTACAATCCTTGCGAGTTAATCTTTCCGAAATATTACAAGACATCACCAATGCCAAGACAGAGGAGTCAGAAAACAACATTGTAGGGGCAGATTTTCCAATATTATGTGGGGGACCCGTACATCCTGAGCGGGGTTTTGTGATACATGCCCCTGTGGGTGAATGGCAATCTAGTCTTAAAATGAACAGTGAAATTTCTGTAACTACTTCTAAGGATATTTTACTCGCGATTGCTAAGCAGCAGGGGCCTGATAAGTTTATTTTCTCATTAGGCTATGCAAACTGGATAGCTGGTCAAATGGAACAAGAAATTGTTAATAATTTTTGGTTAACTTTGCCTGCGACTCCTAATATATTGTTTGATATTCCCTTCGAACAACGATGGGTAAAAGCGATGAACTATTTAGGCGTAGATGTCACTAAACTAGCATATATGGGTGGCCATGCCTGA